Proteins encoded within one genomic window of Pararhizobium capsulatum DSM 1112:
- a CDS encoding 50S ribosomal protein L25/general stress protein Ctc, with product MSHASYELKAETRERVGKGSSRELRRNGLIPAVIYGDKQTPISIALSTKEVTQKIHAGGFMTTVATIDVNGEKIRVLPKDYQLDPVRDFTMHVDFLRVSADSQVTVEVPVHFINEEKSPGIKTGGVLNIVRHEVELHVSADDIPEFITVDLTGLKVGDGVHISHVKLPKGATPVIADRDFTIATIVAPAAGLSAEATEE from the coding sequence ATGAGCCACGCATCATACGAGCTCAAGGCCGAAACGCGCGAACGGGTTGGTAAGGGGTCCTCCCGTGAACTTCGCCGCAACGGCCTTATTCCTGCTGTCATCTATGGCGACAAGCAGACTCCGATTTCCATCGCCCTCTCCACGAAGGAAGTCACCCAGAAGATCCATGCCGGCGGTTTCATGACCACCGTTGCAACGATCGACGTCAACGGCGAAAAGATCCGTGTCCTTCCGAAGGACTACCAGCTGGATCCGGTCCGCGACTTCACCATGCACGTCGACTTCCTGCGCGTTTCTGCGGATTCCCAGGTCACCGTCGAAGTTCCGGTTCACTTCATCAACGAAGAGAAGTCCCCGGGCATCAAGACCGGCGGCGTTCTCAACATCGTTCGTCACGAAGTTGAACTGCATGTATCGGCAGACGACATTCCGGAATTCATCACTGTCGACCTGACCGGTCTGAAGGTTGGCGACGGCGTTCACATTTCGCATGTCAAGCTGCCGAAGGGCGCGACCCCGGTCATCGCTGACCGTGACTTCACGATCGCCACCATCGTTGCTCCGGCAGCCGGCCTTTCGGCGGAAGCTACCGAAGAATAA
- a CDS encoding DUF779 domain-containing protein — translation MDTDTIDGQPRVVATDAALAFIDEIRKDYPDILFHQSGGCCDGSSPMCYPADDYIVGDRDVKLGEIGGVPVYISASQFEVWRHTQLIIDVVPGRGGMFSLDNGRERRFLTRSRMFDGGEACAIPLVKRG, via the coding sequence ATGGATACCGATACAATCGACGGACAACCTCGTGTCGTTGCAACCGATGCGGCCTTGGCCTTTATCGACGAAATTCGCAAAGACTACCCTGACATCCTGTTCCACCAGTCGGGCGGCTGTTGCGATGGCTCGTCGCCGATGTGCTATCCGGCGGACGACTACATTGTCGGCGATCGTGATGTGAAGCTCGGTGAGATCGGCGGCGTGCCGGTCTATATCAGCGCCAGCCAGTTCGAAGTCTGGCGCCACACCCAGCTGATCATTGATGTCGTGCCGGGCCGGGGCGGGATGTTCTCGCTGGACAACGGCCGCGAACGGCGTTTCCTGACGCGCTCGCGAATGTTCGATGGCGGTGAAGCCTGCGCCATTCCGTTGGTCAAACGGGGCTGA
- the adh gene encoding aldehyde dehydrogenase, whose translation MLHQKIVESPFKQKYGNFIGGEWREPVSGRYFDNITPVTGGVICQIARSEAADIELALDAAHAVKDKWGRTSATERANILMKIAQRMEDNLDLLARAETWDNGKPLRETMAADIPLAIDHFRYFASCVRAQEGSIGEIDHDTIAYHFHEPLGVVGQIIPWNFPILMAAWKLAPALAAGNCVVLKPAEQTPASILVWAELIGDLLPGGVLNIVNGFGLEAGKPLASNPRIAKIAFTGETTTGRLIMQYASQNLIPVTLELGGKSPNIFFADVMNEDDDYLDKALEGFAMFALNQGEVCTCPSRALVHEKIYDRFMEKAIARVAAIKQGNPLDTATMIGAQASSEQLEKILSYMDIGRQEGAEVLIGGERNTLEGDLAGGYYVKPTVFRGHNKMRVFQEEIFGPVVSVTTFKDDAEALEIANDTLYGLGAGVWSREANRCYQFGRNIQAGRVWTNCYHAYPAHAAFGGYKQSGIGRETHKMMLDHYQQTKNMLVSYSPKALGFF comes from the coding sequence ATGTTGCACCAGAAGATCGTCGAAAGCCCGTTCAAGCAGAAGTACGGAAACTTCATCGGCGGAGAATGGCGCGAGCCGGTCAGCGGCCGCTATTTCGACAACATAACCCCCGTCACCGGCGGCGTGATCTGCCAGATTGCGCGCTCAGAGGCGGCCGATATCGAGCTGGCGCTCGATGCCGCGCATGCGGTCAAGGACAAGTGGGGCCGCACTTCGGCCACCGAACGCGCCAACATCCTGATGAAAATCGCCCAGCGCATGGAAGACAATCTCGACCTTCTGGCGCGCGCCGAAACCTGGGACAACGGCAAGCCACTGCGTGAAACCATGGCGGCCGACATTCCGCTCGCCATCGACCATTTCCGCTATTTCGCATCTTGCGTCCGTGCCCAGGAAGGTTCGATCGGCGAGATCGATCACGATACGATTGCCTACCATTTCCATGAGCCGCTCGGTGTCGTCGGCCAGATCATTCCCTGGAATTTCCCGATCCTGATGGCCGCGTGGAAGCTTGCACCGGCGCTTGCTGCCGGCAACTGCGTCGTCTTGAAGCCTGCCGAACAGACACCGGCCTCGATCCTCGTCTGGGCCGAACTGATCGGCGATCTCCTGCCGGGTGGCGTGCTCAACATCGTCAATGGCTTCGGTCTTGAAGCCGGCAAGCCGCTGGCCTCCAACCCGCGCATCGCCAAGATCGCCTTCACCGGCGAAACGACGACCGGCCGGCTGATCATGCAGTACGCCAGCCAGAACCTCATCCCCGTCACGCTGGAACTGGGCGGCAAGTCGCCGAACATCTTCTTTGCCGACGTGATGAACGAGGACGACGACTATCTCGACAAGGCGCTCGAAGGCTTTGCCATGTTCGCGCTCAACCAGGGTGAAGTCTGCACATGCCCGAGCCGCGCGCTGGTGCATGAGAAGATCTACGACCGCTTCATGGAAAAGGCGATTGCCCGCGTGGCCGCGATCAAGCAGGGCAATCCGCTCGACACGGCAACAATGATCGGTGCGCAGGCCTCTTCCGAGCAGCTTGAGAAAATCCTGTCTTATATGGATATCGGACGCCAGGAGGGAGCAGAAGTTCTGATCGGCGGCGAGCGCAACACGCTCGAAGGCGATCTGGCCGGCGGCTACTATGTCAAGCCGACGGTGTTCCGCGGCCATAACAAGATGCGCGTCTTCCAGGAGGAAATCTTCGGGCCGGTCGTGTCCGTCACGACCTTCAAGGACGATGCCGAAGCGCTCGAAATCGCCAACGACACGCTCTACGGCCTCGGTGCCGGCGTGTGGAGCCGCGAAGCCAACCGTTGCTATCAGTTCGGTCGCAACATCCAGGCCGGTCGCGTGTGGACCAATTGCTACCATGCCTATCCTGCTCATGCCGCCTTCGGCGGATACAAGCAGTCGGGTATCGGTCGCGAAACCCACAAGATGATGCTCGACCACTATCAGCAGACGAAGAACATGCTGGTGAGCTACAGCCCGAAGGCGCTCGGTTTCTTCTGA
- a CDS encoding ribose-phosphate pyrophosphokinase, with protein sequence MKVFAGNSNRLLAEAICNYLNLPLGKATVRRFADQEIFVEIQENVRGEDVFVIQSTSFPTNDHLMELLIMIDAMRRSSARRITAVIPYFGYARQDRKPGPRTPISAKLVANLITEAGADRVLTLDLHAGQIQGFFDIPTDNLYAVPILSRDVKENYDLKNVMVVSPDVGGVVRARALAKRLDCQLAIVDKRRERAGESEVMNVIGDVTGKDCLLIDDIVDSGGTLCNAAEALLKNGATSVTAYITHGVLSGGAVARVTSSKLKELVITDSIQPTTAVQSAHNIRVITTSTLIGEAINRTSQEESVSSLFD encoded by the coding sequence ATGAAGGTTTTCGCAGGCAATTCGAACCGGCTGCTTGCCGAAGCGATCTGCAACTATCTTAACCTGCCGCTCGGCAAAGCAACTGTCAGACGATTTGCCGACCAGGAAATCTTCGTAGAAATTCAGGAAAATGTACGCGGCGAGGACGTTTTCGTCATCCAGTCCACGTCGTTTCCGACCAATGATCACCTGATGGAATTGCTGATCATGATCGATGCCATGCGCCGCTCGTCGGCGCGGCGCATTACGGCTGTAATCCCCTATTTCGGTTATGCCCGTCAGGACCGCAAACCCGGGCCGCGCACGCCGATCTCGGCCAAGCTCGTCGCCAACCTGATCACCGAAGCCGGCGCAGACCGCGTGCTGACGCTAGATCTTCATGCAGGCCAGATCCAGGGCTTCTTCGACATCCCGACCGATAACCTCTATGCCGTGCCGATCCTGTCGCGCGACGTCAAGGAAAACTACGACCTCAAGAACGTCATGGTCGTTTCGCCTGATGTCGGCGGCGTCGTGCGCGCCCGCGCCCTTGCAAAGCGTCTCGATTGCCAGCTGGCCATCGTCGACAAACGCCGCGAACGCGCTGGCGAATCGGAGGTCATGAACGTTATCGGCGACGTGACCGGCAAGGACTGTCTGCTGATCGACGACATCGTCGATTCCGGCGGCACGCTCTGCAATGCGGCCGAAGCCCTCCTGAAGAACGGCGCGACCAGCGTCACCGCCTATATCACCCACGGCGTGCTATCGGGCGGCGCGGTTGCCCGCGTCACGTCTTCGAAGCTCAAGGAACTGGTGATCACCGACTCGATCCAGCCGACCACGGCTGTCCAGTCCGCCCACAATATCCGCGTCATCACGACCTCGACGCTGATCGGCGAAGCCATCAACCGCACCAGCCAGGAAGAATCGGTTTCCAGCCTGTTCGATTGA
- a CDS encoding M24 family metallopeptidase, which translates to MALHFGQDEFTARLERLKASMKEEKLDALLLFAQESMYWLTGYDTFGYCFFQTLVVKADGSMVLLTRSADLRQARHTSNIERIEIWVDRVNADPTMDLKNLLSDLDLLGMRIGVEYDTHGMTGRVARLLDQQLTSFGQLIGASGMVGKLRLIKSQAEIAYVEKAASLADDALDAALPLIRPGGSEADILAAMQGAIFAGGGDYPANEFVIGSGADALLCRYKAGRRTLDAQDQLTLEWAGVSAHYHAAMMRTVVIGETTNRHRELYSACRETIQAVEMVLRPGNTFGTVFEIHAKIMDERGLARHRLNACGYSLGARFSPSWMEQQMFHIGNPQEILPDMSLFLHMIIMDSESGTAMTLGQTYITTDGAPRPLSRYGLDFITA; encoded by the coding sequence ATGGCACTGCACTTTGGCCAGGACGAATTTACCGCGCGATTGGAACGGCTGAAAGCCTCCATGAAGGAGGAGAAGCTCGACGCGCTTCTGCTCTTCGCCCAGGAAAGCATGTACTGGCTCACCGGCTATGACACCTTCGGCTATTGCTTCTTCCAGACGCTGGTGGTCAAGGCCGATGGCTCAATGGTGCTGCTGACCCGTTCCGCCGACCTTCGGCAAGCGCGGCATACCTCGAACATCGAGCGCATCGAGATCTGGGTGGATAGGGTAAATGCCGATCCGACGATGGATCTCAAGAACCTGCTGAGCGATCTCGATCTCCTCGGCATGCGCATCGGCGTTGAATATGACACCCATGGCATGACCGGCCGCGTTGCACGGTTGCTCGACCAGCAGCTTACCAGCTTCGGTCAGCTCATCGGCGCATCTGGCATGGTCGGCAAGCTTCGGCTGATAAAGAGCCAGGCCGAAATTGCCTATGTCGAGAAGGCAGCAAGCCTTGCCGACGATGCCCTCGACGCTGCCCTGCCCCTGATCCGTCCCGGCGGCAGCGAGGCCGATATTCTGGCCGCTATGCAGGGCGCCATCTTTGCCGGCGGCGGCGACTATCCGGCCAACGAGTTCGTCATCGGCTCGGGTGCCGACGCGCTTCTCTGCCGCTACAAGGCCGGCCGGCGCACGCTCGATGCCCAGGACCAGTTGACTCTGGAGTGGGCGGGCGTCAGCGCCCACTATCATGCAGCCATGATGCGCACCGTTGTCATCGGAGAAACGACGAACCGGCACCGCGAACTCTACAGCGCCTGCCGGGAAACCATCCAGGCTGTGGAAATGGTGCTGCGGCCGGGCAATACCTTCGGCACGGTCTTCGAGATCCATGCCAAGATTATGGATGAGCGCGGGCTGGCCCGCCATCGTCTCAATGCCTGCGGTTATTCGCTGGGTGCCCGCTTCTCGCCCTCATGGATGGAACAGCAGATGTTCCACATCGGCAACCCGCAGGAAATCCTGCCCGACATGTCGCTCTTCCTGCACATGATCATCATGGACAGCGAGAGTGGAACGGCCATGACACTCGGGCAGACCTACATCACCACCGACGGCGCGCCGAGACCGCTGTCACGGTACGGACTGGACTTCATCACTGCTTAG
- a CDS encoding putative bifunctional diguanylate cyclase/phosphodiesterase: MLTVLSCIAMDHDYGLVALAALVCVLGSVLTMRLYARVRRTEGLQKINWLFMSGIIGGSTIWTTHFIAMLSYKSSLPHAYEPTLTMLSLAAAIGMTTLGFLVTAMRKTGPTIELGGAIVGGGIALMHYMGMAAYQIMGVLQWDYSTYAASIVIGVVFGAVSANRIARPVTRFCKHGAVVALILAITGMHFTGMSAITILPADLVTIPTAMIPDNVLIIIVLALMGVMLGLGASTYVIDMHSSQIAAERFRYLSLHDPLTGLPNRAALNDYLGERVRRQKADNAKFAVLSFDLDRFKDVNDVHGHAAGDAVLRTVSERMTAILDEGEFLARIGGDEFVALTRNCFLKSDIRAFADRLTHEIVKPVEWDGNTLLVGTSVGIALYPEDARTPEELLAQADLAMYRSKAAGNRMVCFYEPSMDVAARDRALLAMDMRNGIERNEFELYYQRQNNSMTGDVVGLEVLLRWKHPVRGMVSPVEFIPIAEKNGFIHELGDWVLRTACIEAASWKRPLKIAVNVAPAQLADVNLPARVKEILRESGLDASRLELEITESGIIADQQHALQIIRQLKALGVRIAMDDYGTGYSSLSTLQNFPFDKIKIDRAFIGGVTRNRHSAAIVRSTIILAQSLDIPVLAEGVENEAHMDFLRKEGCMEVQGYLFGKPMPLSDLDHVVNGDAGEDEDRNAKPSSAAA; the protein is encoded by the coding sequence ATGCTCACGGTACTCTCCTGCATCGCTATGGATCACGATTACGGCCTGGTTGCGCTGGCCGCTCTTGTTTGTGTCCTGGGGTCGGTTCTCACAATGAGGCTCTATGCCCGCGTGCGGCGCACGGAGGGCTTGCAGAAGATAAACTGGTTGTTCATGAGCGGCATTATCGGCGGATCGACGATCTGGACGACGCATTTCATTGCGATGCTGAGCTACAAGTCATCCTTGCCGCATGCCTATGAGCCGACGCTGACCATGCTGTCACTCGCTGCCGCCATCGGTATGACGACGCTCGGGTTCCTGGTGACCGCCATGCGCAAGACCGGGCCGACGATAGAGCTCGGGGGTGCCATTGTCGGCGGCGGTATTGCCTTGATGCACTATATGGGCATGGCCGCTTACCAGATCATGGGCGTGCTGCAGTGGGATTACAGCACCTACGCTGCGTCGATTGTGATCGGTGTTGTCTTCGGCGCCGTGTCGGCAAACCGCATCGCCCGTCCGGTGACGCGGTTCTGCAAGCATGGTGCCGTCGTGGCGCTGATCCTGGCCATCACCGGCATGCATTTCACCGGCATGAGCGCGATCACGATCCTTCCGGCGGATCTGGTCACCATTCCCACCGCCATGATACCCGACAATGTGCTGATCATTATCGTGCTCGCGCTGATGGGGGTCATGCTCGGTCTCGGTGCCTCGACCTATGTGATCGACATGCACTCTTCCCAGATTGCCGCAGAGCGCTTTCGTTATCTTTCGCTGCACGATCCATTGACAGGGTTGCCGAACAGAGCCGCCCTGAATGACTACCTGGGTGAGCGTGTTCGCCGACAGAAAGCCGACAATGCCAAGTTTGCGGTGCTGTCCTTCGATCTCGACAGGTTCAAGGACGTGAATGATGTCCACGGCCATGCGGCCGGAGACGCCGTTTTGCGGACGGTATCAGAACGTATGACTGCTATTCTCGATGAGGGCGAGTTTCTGGCCCGTATCGGCGGCGACGAGTTTGTCGCGCTGACCCGAAACTGCTTTCTCAAAAGCGATATCCGGGCTTTTGCCGACAGATTGACCCATGAAATCGTCAAACCGGTCGAGTGGGATGGCAATACGCTTCTTGTCGGCACGAGTGTCGGCATCGCACTTTACCCGGAAGATGCCAGAACACCGGAGGAGCTGCTGGCCCAGGCCGATCTCGCGATGTATCGCTCCAAGGCTGCCGGTAATCGCATGGTCTGCTTCTATGAACCCTCAATGGACGTTGCTGCGCGTGATCGTGCGCTGCTGGCCATGGATATGCGAAACGGCATCGAACGCAACGAGTTTGAACTCTACTACCAAAGGCAGAACAATTCGATGACCGGCGATGTCGTTGGCCTTGAGGTTCTGTTGCGCTGGAAGCATCCCGTACGCGGCATGGTGTCGCCCGTGGAGTTCATTCCGATCGCGGAAAAGAACGGGTTCATCCATGAACTCGGTGACTGGGTCCTGCGTACCGCCTGCATCGAGGCAGCGTCCTGGAAACGGCCGCTCAAGATCGCCGTCAACGTCGCGCCGGCGCAGCTTGCCGATGTCAATCTTCCAGCACGGGTGAAGGAAATCCTGCGCGAAAGCGGTCTCGACGCATCCCGCCTCGAGCTGGAAATCACCGAGTCGGGCATCATTGCCGACCAGCAGCATGCCTTGCAGATCATCCGGCAGCTGAAGGCGCTCGGTGTACGCATCGCCATGGATGACTATGGAACGGGCTATTCCTCGCTTTCCACGCTGCAGAACTTCCCCTTCGACAAGATCAAGATCGATCGGGCCTTCATCGGCGGCGTCACGCGCAACCGGCATTCCGCGGCAATAGTACGCTCGACGATCATCCTCGCCCAGAGTCTGGATATCCCCGTGCTGGCCGAAGGCGTTGAAAACGAAGCCCATATGGACTTCCTGCGGAAGGAAGGCTGCATGGAGGTGCAGGGTTATCTGTTCGGCAAGCCAATGCCGCTCAGCGACCTCGATCATGTGGTGAACGGAGACGCCGGGGAAGACGAAGATCGGAACGCCAAACCCAGCAGCGCAGCTGCTTGA
- a CDS encoding benzoate/H(+) symporter BenE family transporter — MIRDFSLQALFMGLLTAFVGFASSFAVVLHGLTGVGATEAQAASGVMALSIAMGVCAIVLSVATRLPVSIAWSTPGAALLASSGILPGGFNVAVGGFVVCGVLIVAAGLWKPLGRMVAAIPAALANAMLAGVLIGLCFAPVKAVAFNPLLGLPIVLAWVIVGAINRLFAVPAALLAFALVLAFGIDMPTDALARVFGTLVPHAEWIVPSFTLAGLVSIALPLFVVTMASQNIPGIAVLKVNGYEPQPGPLFATTGIFSILSAPFGGHAVNLAAITAAMCAGEDAHRDPARRYWAAIVAGAGYIAFGLLAATVTAFVSLAPKILIEAVAGLALVGAFSGSAMAAFKEPESREAAAVTFLVTASGVSFAGISGAFWGLLSGGLMLVLARFTSRKK, encoded by the coding sequence ATGATCCGCGACTTTTCCCTTCAAGCCCTGTTCATGGGCCTGCTCACAGCCTTCGTCGGGTTTGCCAGTTCTTTTGCGGTGGTTCTGCACGGGTTGACGGGTGTCGGCGCCACGGAGGCGCAGGCAGCGTCCGGGGTGATGGCGCTGTCGATCGCCATGGGCGTCTGTGCCATCGTCCTTTCGGTCGCCACGAGGCTGCCGGTATCGATCGCCTGGTCGACACCGGGTGCGGCGCTGCTGGCGAGCTCCGGTATCCTGCCGGGCGGCTTCAACGTCGCTGTCGGCGGCTTTGTTGTCTGCGGCGTTCTGATCGTGGCCGCAGGCTTGTGGAAGCCGCTGGGGCGCATGGTCGCCGCCATTCCCGCAGCCCTTGCAAACGCCATGCTCGCCGGCGTGCTGATCGGACTTTGTTTTGCCCCGGTGAAAGCAGTCGCCTTCAATCCCCTGCTCGGCTTACCGATCGTCCTGGCCTGGGTGATCGTCGGTGCAATCAACAGGCTCTTTGCCGTGCCGGCAGCCCTCCTCGCCTTCGCGCTTGTGCTTGCCTTCGGCATCGACATGCCCACCGACGCGCTGGCCCGCGTTTTCGGAACACTTGTTCCCCACGCCGAGTGGATAGTACCGTCCTTCACGCTTGCGGGTCTTGTCAGCATCGCCCTGCCGCTCTTTGTCGTGACCATGGCATCGCAGAATATTCCCGGCATCGCCGTCCTGAAAGTCAACGGCTATGAGCCGCAGCCAGGACCGTTGTTTGCCACGACGGGTATCTTTTCGATCCTGAGTGCCCCCTTCGGCGGTCATGCGGTCAATCTCGCCGCCATCACCGCCGCCATGTGCGCCGGCGAAGACGCCCATCGCGATCCCGCGCGCCGCTATTGGGCCGCCATCGTTGCCGGTGCCGGCTATATCGCCTTCGGATTGCTCGCAGCAACGGTCACGGCCTTCGTGAGCCTCGCCCCGAAAATCCTGATCGAAGCGGTAGCGGGTCTCGCCTTGGTAGGTGCCTTTTCGGGATCGGCCATGGCCGCTTTCAAGGAGCCGGAAAGCCGGGAAGCGGCGGCCGTCACATTTCTGGTGACAGCATCCGGCGTCAGCTTTGCAGGAATATCCGGTGCGTTCTGGGGACTGTTGTCAGGCGGGCTGATGCTGGTGCTTGCCCGCTTCACCTCGCGCAAGAAATAG
- a CDS encoding helix-turn-helix domain-containing protein: protein MNHSDHVNAVAQQLSAAASSPVAASWRRCMTIHGLSPEEQRTPWRLTEAEFLQARERSGHIIEESRDELDRLFLTVGKAGCCLLLTDERGVALERRGAVGDDKDFRGLGLWSGTVWSEASVGTNGIGTAIADERAVVIHRDQHFLSANTGLSCATAPIRDHLGRITAAIDISTCRDDVNDMAVLILSQAVRDAASRIEANLFRRAFNGARILLVSSEGKSTPALLAIDRDDLVLGATRAARQTLGLDDRRIAAGVPAADLLHEDRSSNGGDLLDAERAALRRVLSRARGNVSQAADILGISRATLYRKMKKLSVE, encoded by the coding sequence ATGAACCATTCCGATCACGTCAATGCCGTTGCACAGCAGCTGTCAGCTGCAGCCAGCTCGCCGGTCGCTGCCTCGTGGCGCCGCTGCATGACCATTCATGGCCTTTCTCCGGAAGAGCAGCGTACGCCCTGGCGCCTGACGGAAGCTGAGTTTCTGCAGGCAAGGGAGCGTTCGGGCCACATCATCGAAGAGTCCCGGGACGAGCTTGACCGTCTTTTCCTGACGGTTGGCAAGGCTGGATGCTGCCTTCTTTTGACCGATGAGCGCGGCGTTGCCCTGGAGCGGCGCGGTGCGGTCGGCGACGACAAGGATTTTCGGGGGCTCGGTCTCTGGTCCGGCACCGTCTGGAGCGAGGCGAGTGTCGGTACGAACGGTATCGGAACGGCGATTGCCGATGAACGTGCCGTCGTCATCCACCGCGACCAGCATTTTTTGAGCGCCAATACCGGCTTAAGCTGCGCCACCGCACCGATCCGCGATCATCTCGGGCGGATCACAGCGGCGATCGATATCTCGACCTGCCGCGACGATGTCAACGACATGGCGGTTCTCATTCTCTCACAGGCGGTGCGGGATGCTGCCAGCCGCATCGAAGCCAATCTCTTCCGCCGTGCCTTTAACGGCGCGCGCATTTTGCTTGTGTCCTCGGAGGGAAAGAGCACGCCTGCGTTGCTTGCGATCGACCGCGACGATCTGGTGCTTGGCGCCACCCGCGCGGCGCGCCAGACGCTGGGTCTCGACGATCGCAGGATTGCTGCCGGCGTCCCCGCCGCAGATCTGCTGCACGAGGATCGCAGTTCTAACGGTGGGGATCTTCTGGATGCCGAACGGGCGGCATTGCGCCGGGTTCTGTCGCGCGCGCGGGGCAATGTTTCCCAGGCCGCGGACATTCTCGGCATCAGCCGTGCAACGCTCTACAGAAAGATGAAAAAGCTTTCCGTAGAGTAG